From one Cyprinus carpio isolate SPL01 chromosome B3, ASM1834038v1, whole genome shotgun sequence genomic stretch:
- the LOC109080850 gene encoding alpha-N-acetylgalactosaminide alpha-2,6-sialyltransferase 2-like, with protein sequence MKSTDYSPRIYCVQRSRNTKLWRCGSIVAVCVCFVYWNVLGLMSSEDWSTTFFRATLETEVNWIVNDAAEEEAVPACSLRNTIKKEDTLKRKFSFLVPVLQWRDSFINSHWQKLQNEPLPYGWKDQPFYEIGKTLSLLSHPANSHLFERKTSETCVRCAVVGNGGILNGSRQGKNIDSHDYVFRVNGAIIQGFEDDVGTKTSFYGFTTNSLKNSLIGYNQDGFDKVPRDPGIGYIFIPAETRDYVMLAAAIQGVSVPSGPDKGDRASELFGYNPETHQFKMIHPSFIQYVTQRFLKSPRLEQYRDLYMPTTGALMLLVALHTCDQVSAYGFMTENYKDFSDHYYDKVMKPLVLYANHDMEMEQRLWKQLHSQKVLWLYQGQKK encoded by the exons ATGAAGTCAACTGATTATTCACCACGCATTTACTGCGTACAGCGCAGTCGAAACACAAAACTATGGCGTTGTGGATCTATTGTGGCGGTATGTGTTTGCTTCGTCTACTGGAATGTGCTGGGTTTGATGTCATCAGAAGACTGGAGCACAACATTTTTCAG GGCTACATTAGAGACTGAAGTAAACTGGATTGTAAATGATGCAGCTGAAGAGGAG GCAGTGCCAGCCTGCTCCTTGAGAAATACCATAAAGAAAGAAGACACTCTGAAGAGAAAGTTTAGCTTCTTAGTTCCTGTTCTGCAGTGGCGTGATTCTTTTATTAATTCACATTGGCAAAAGCTCCAGAATGAACCATTGCCGTATGGCTGGAAGGACCAGCCTTTCTATG AAATAGGCAAGACACTTTCTCTGCTTTCACATCCTGCCAACAGTCACCTGTTTGAGCGGAAAACATCAGAGACCTGTGTGCGTTGCGCTGTGGTGGGTAACGGAGGGATTCTGAATGGATCCAGGCAGGGGAAAAACATAGACAGTCACGATTATGTTTTCAG gGTAAATGGGGCAATAATCCAAGGGTTTGAGGATGATGTTGGGACAAAGACGTCTTTCTACGGCTTCACCACCAACTCTCTCAAGAACTCATTAATTGGTTATAACCAAGACGGCTTCGACAAAGTGCCACGTGATCCG GGCATTGGATATATTTTTATCCCTGCTGAGACTCGAGACTATGTGATGCTGGCAGCTGCTATCCAGGGTGTGTCTGTACCCTCGGGACCTGATAAAGGTGACAG GGCCTCAGAACTTTTCGGATATAATCCTGAAACACATCAGTTCAAGATgatccatccatccttcattcAGTATGTGACTCAAAG GTTCCTTAAATCTCCACGGCTGGAGCAATATAGGGATTTGTACATGCCCACCACGGGTGCACTGATGCTTTTGGTTGCTTTACACACTTGTGACCAG GTCTCTGCATATGGCTTTATGACAGAAAATTATAAAGACTTCTCAGACCATTACTATGACAAGGTGATGAAGCCTCTGGTCTTATATGCTAACCATGACATGGAGATGGAGCAACGTCTGTGGAAGCAGCTGCACTCTCAGAAAGTCTTGTGGCTATATCAGggacaaaaaaaatga